CGCAATGGCCGAATACAAAGTCAAATTCGAGGTCTTCGAAGGGCCGCTCGATTTGCTCCTTTATCTCATCAAAAAGGAGGAGGTGGACATTTATGATGTCAATCTCACCCAGCTCGCCACGCAATTCATCGAATATATCGAGGTCATGCGCTTGCTCGATCTGGAGATCGCCGGCGAATTTCTCGTCATGGCTTCCACGCTCATGTTCATCAAGAGCCGCGAACTGCTCCCGCTCGATCAGCAGGTGCAGACGGACGGCGAGGACGACGGCGAAGACCCCCGCTGGGAACTCATCCGGCAACTGGTGGAATATAAAAAATTCAAGGACGCCGCCGCTCAACTGCAATTACTCGAATCCCGCCAGGAAAATATTTTCCCGCGCCTGCCGACGAAACCCGAATTCGCCGAGGACACCCCCGGCAAGCCGGATGTTTCGCTGTTCGACTTGCTCAACGCCGTCAACGCCATCCTCAAGCGCGCCGCGCAGACGCCGGATTCGCGCGATGTCTTCGAGGACAAATGGACGGTCAGCGAAAAGATCGAGCATTTGATGAAGGCGCTGGCGGAGCGTCCGCGGTTGAGATTTTCGGAATTGTTTTCGAGCGCGATGAGCCGCACGGAAGTGGTCGTCACATTTCTGGCGTTGCTGGAATTGATCCGCTTGAAACAACTCGTCGCGAGCCAGCCGGAGGCGTTCGGCGAAATTGAAATCGGCAAAGCCGAGGCGCAAGCGGTCGCGCCGGCTGCCGAGGAAACGGCATCGCCAGCGATTAGCGAGGCGCCCGCGAACCCTGCTGCTTGATTTTACTGACATGGAACTGAAACACATTTTGGAAGCCCTGCTGTTCTCGGCGCAAAAACCGATGAGCCCGCGCGAACTGCGCGACGTGCTCGCCACCGCCGCCGCCAGCGCCGAGGGCGACGAAGCCATCAAGGCGCTCAAGAAAGTCAAAGAGGAGGCGCTGGTCACGGCGCTCGAAGAACTCATGCGCGAACATGAAACGGCGGCGCGCAGCTACCGGCTCGTGTGCATCGCGGGCGCGTGGCAATTCGTCACGCAACCGGAATTCGCGCCGTGGTTGAAGGCGCTCGTCGGCCACAAATCGCGCCCGGCCAAACTTTCCGCGCCCGCGCTGGAAACGCTGGCCATCATTGCGTATCGCCAGCCCATCACGCGCGCCGAAGTCGAGCAGGTGCGCGGCGTGGCCGTGGATGGCGTCATGCAAACGCTCCTCGAACGCGACCTGGTCACGCAAGTCGGCCGCGCGGAAGTGATCGGCCGCCCGATGACCTTTGGCACCACGGCGACGTTCCTGGAATATTTTGGTTTGCGCAGTCTTGAAGATTTGCCGGCTGCGGATGAGTTGCGCCGCATTGTTGTGGTGAAACCGGAAGCGCTGGCCACGGTTGATCCCGGCCTCGCCACCGCGCCGCCGGATCAGTTGGCGTTGCCGGAAACGCCTGCGGAGAATGCGCCCGCTGAAACTCCTGCTGCAACTGAAAATAAGGACGCTTGACGTCATGATCGTGGATAAAGAACACATCCTAAATGAAATCAAACGAACCGCCGGGGCCAACAGCGGCAAGTTATTAGGTGAGCAGGCTTTTTACCGCGCGACTGGCCTCCGGCGCGCTGATTGGCACGGAAAATTTTGGGCGCGATTTTCGGAAGCAGTAAAGGAAGCCGGATTTATTCCCAGAGAATTTCCTGATGAAAAGCAATATACCGATGATTGGATACTTGAAAAATACGCGGCTTTGTCAAAAAAGCTCGGAAAACTTGCGGCAAATGGCGACCTCAAATTAAGCAAACGCGGTGATCCGAATCTACCAAACTATAAAGTTTATGAAATGCGGTTCGGTTCGAAAATTTCGCTCGTTGATAGACTTTCAACTTATTGTGCAGCGCTGCCAGAATATAAAAATGTCCTTCAATGGTGCCAAAATTATATTAAGGATAATCAGCAGCCTCCGGCGAATAATCCTGATGCCGAAAAAAAAGTCGGATATGTATATTTAATTAAAATGGGAAAATTTTGTAAGATCGGAGGAACAACTGATTTTATGCGCCGAGGCAGCGAGATCACCACCAAATTGCCAGAAAAGGCCAGCATTGTTCATTTTTTTCAGACGGATGATATTTGGGGCATTGAAAGCTATTGGCATCGTCGATTTTCGGAAAAACGACGTGAGGGAGAATGGTTCGAGCTAGAAGCCAAGGACATTCTCGCGTTCAAGAAACGCAGAGCCTTTATGTAGATCTACAGATACTCAAAAATCATCGCACATCTCACCGTGCGTATGCTCCGGATTGGGAATCAACTTTTGGTGTCGGCAATCCACAACCCAGTCCAAGTCTTCAAGCGGAATCTGGCCGATAATATTTGGCAAAGAATCAGGAAGTTCGATGACATCAAATCGTCCAGAACGTCCTTGGATTTCCAGATAAACCGGTGAATAAACCTTTCTCGTTTCCATTCGTTCAGACATGGTGCGGGATTTAAGTTCGCCAATAGGACGCAGTCCTAATTGTTTGATTACCGAGGACTTCAAGTAAAACTTTGTCGCGCCAGTATCCACTAAGGCCTCTGCCTCCACCATGCGTGGTTTTTCCTTGCGAAAACCGGCGGCGACCAATTCTGTATCCGACCAATTTTCTACCTTGATGCGTGTCGTTACTTTTCCCATGTCATTCACGATTTTAGAAGTTACCAGAAGTCAATGATTCCGCAACCGCCGTTTAAGTCGAGCAGGAAATCCGCACATTTTTTAACTGCGCGCCGGCCCCAATCTATGTAAGCTCACGCGATGAACATTCCTGAGCACCGCCAGGCCATTGACAAGCTTGACGCGCAGATCGTCAAGCTGCTGAACGACCGCACGCGGCACGTGCTGGAGATCGGCGATATCAAGCTCAAGGCGGGCGAGGAAATTTACGCGCCGCATCGCGAACTGGCGGTGTTGCAGCGTTTGTGCAAGCTCAACGCCGGGCCCATCACCAACGAGTCGTTGCGCGCGATTTATCGCGAGATCATGTCGAGCGCGCTCTCGCTCGAAAAGTCCATGACCATTGCCTATCTCGGGCCGGAAGCGACCTTCACGCATCAGGCGGCGATCCGGCGTTTCGGCGCGAGTCTGAAATACGCGTCGCAAAAAACCATCGCGGATGTTTTTTCCGAAGTGGCAAAAAATCGCGCGGATTACGGGGTCGTGCCGGTGGAGAATTCCACGGAGGGAGTCGTGACGCACACGCTCGACATGTTCGTGGACAGCGAACTCAAGATCGTCGCGCAGATTGTGTTGCCGATTCAGCATTGTCTCGTGAGCAATTTCAAGCGCGAGAGCATCAAGAAACTTTACGGCCATCCGCAAACGCTTGCGCAATGCCGGATCTGGTTGCAGAACCACATGCCGCACGTGGAGATTATCGAGACTTCGTCCAACGCGCGCTCGGCGGAATTGACGGTAAAGGAAAAAGACACCGCGGCTATCACCGGCGTGCTCGCCGCGGAAAAATACGGCCTGCGCATTTTGGAGAGCGACATCCAGGACAACTCCGCCAATGCCACGCGCTTTCTGGTGCTCGGCCGCCAATGCAGTCCGCCCACGGGCAAGGACCGCACGAGTATCATGCTGAGCGTTTCGCACAAGGTCGGCGCGCTGTATCAGGCGCTGGCGTCGTTTCGCAAGTTCAAGTTGAACATGACGAAGATCGAATCGCGTCCGAGCAAGCGCAAGGCGTGGGAATATTATTTCTTCGTGGATTGCGAGGGGCACAAGGACGATAAGCAAGTCGCCAAGGCCATCAAACAATTACAGATGGATTGTAATTTCGTGAAAGTGCTCGGCTCGTATCCGAACTCGGAGTAGTTGCCGCCAGCCACACCCAACTGGCTATCCCGACGGTGGGCAAATCGAATTATTTCTATCTCGGCGGATAGGCGGTGATGGCAATCGCGGGCACGCGGCGTTTCTGATACCACGCGATGGCGAAGAGGTCCACGATTCCCCGGCCGAGACGATTCCACACGCCGTACTTCGATTTGCCGGCCACACGCAGGCGATGGTTCACCGGCAATTCAATCACGCGGCAGCCCGCCGAATGCGCCAGCACCGGCATGAAACGATGAAAGCCGTTGAAGGCAAAAAGTGTGTCAAGCGCGCCGCGTTTGAAGACGCGCAGGGCACAACCGGTATCGCGGAAATCCACGCCGAGAATCGCCCGGCGCGCCGCTCGTGCGATCTTTGAGGAAATTTTGCGCACGAAATTATCCTGGCGCGCCACGCGCATGCCGCAGACGACATCGTATTGGGCGAGGCCGGCGAGAAGTTTCGGCAGATCGGCGGGGTCATTCTGCAAATC
This region of Verrucomicrobiia bacterium genomic DNA includes:
- a CDS encoding segregation/condensation protein A, whose product is MPRVAMAEYKVKFEVFEGPLDLLLYLIKKEEVDIYDVNLTQLATQFIEYIEVMRLLDLEIAGEFLVMASTLMFIKSRELLPLDQQVQTDGEDDGEDPRWELIRQLVEYKKFKDAAAQLQLLESRQENIFPRLPTKPEFAEDTPGKPDVSLFDLLNAVNAILKRAAQTPDSRDVFEDKWTVSEKIEHLMKALAERPRLRFSELFSSAMSRTEVVVTFLALLELIRLKQLVASQPEAFGEIEIGKAEAQAVAPAAEETASPAISEAPANPAA
- the scpB gene encoding SMC-Scp complex subunit ScpB, coding for MELKHILEALLFSAQKPMSPRELRDVLATAAASAEGDEAIKALKKVKEEALVTALEELMREHETAARSYRLVCIAGAWQFVTQPEFAPWLKALVGHKSRPAKLSAPALETLAIIAYRQPITRAEVEQVRGVAVDGVMQTLLERDLVTQVGRAEVIGRPMTFGTTATFLEYFGLRSLEDLPAADELRRIVVVKPEALATVDPGLATAPPDQLALPETPAENAPAETPAATENKDA
- a CDS encoding GIY-YIG nuclease family protein, translated to MRPLKLLLQLKIRTLDVMIVDKEHILNEIKRTAGANSGKLLGEQAFYRATGLRRADWHGKFWARFSEAVKEAGFIPREFPDEKQYTDDWILEKYAALSKKLGKLAANGDLKLSKRGDPNLPNYKVYEMRFGSKISLVDRLSTYCAALPEYKNVLQWCQNYIKDNQQPPANNPDAEKKVGYVYLIKMGKFCKIGGTTDFMRRGSEITTKLPEKASIVHFFQTDDIWGIESYWHRRFSEKRREGEWFELEAKDILAFKKRRAFM
- a CDS encoding retropepsin-like aspartic protease gives rise to the protein MGKVTTRIKVENWSDTELVAAGFRKEKPRMVEAEALVDTGATKFYLKSSVIKQLGLRPIGELKSRTMSERMETRKVYSPVYLEIQGRSGRFDVIELPDSLPNIIGQIPLEDLDWVVDCRHQKLIPNPEHTHGEMCDDF
- the pheA gene encoding prephenate dehydratase, whose translation is MNIPEHRQAIDKLDAQIVKLLNDRTRHVLEIGDIKLKAGEEIYAPHRELAVLQRLCKLNAGPITNESLRAIYREIMSSALSLEKSMTIAYLGPEATFTHQAAIRRFGASLKYASQKTIADVFSEVAKNRADYGVVPVENSTEGVVTHTLDMFVDSELKIVAQIVLPIQHCLVSNFKRESIKKLYGHPQTLAQCRIWLQNHMPHVEIIETSSNARSAELTVKEKDTAAITGVLAAEKYGLRILESDIQDNSANATRFLVLGRQCSPPTGKDRTSIMLSVSHKVGALYQALASFRKFKLNMTKIESRPSKRKAWEYYFFVDCEGHKDDKQVAKAIKQLQMDCNFVKVLGSYPNSE
- a CDS encoding glycosyltransferase family 2 protein, with the protein product MQNQDPQPAISVIVPLFNEVDNVAPLTRQILTALKDEPRAIELVLVDDASTDGTWEQIITANKSDPRVRGLRHARNAGQSAALWTGFRNSSAPIIMTLDGDLQNDPADLPKLLAGLAQYDVVCGMRVARQDNFVRKISSKIARAARRAILGVDFRDTGCALRVFKRGALDTLFAFNGFHRFMPVLAHSAGCRVIELPVNHRLRVAGKSKYGVWNRLGRGIVDLFAIAWYQKRRVPAIAITAYPPR